The sequence below is a genomic window from Harmonia axyridis chromosome 1, icHarAxyr1.1, whole genome shotgun sequence.
aaaacgatactataatgagttcatcacaacactgtttttagaactgttatgaattcattacgatactgaaatagggaatagtaatttacgtaacaagtccggaaaatagggtttttttggacgaatagacaaaattccaggacgagcgtaagcgagtcctggaagtctgtgagtccaaaaaaaccattttcgggcgtgttgcgtacaatattttttcggcaaccatgtaaaataacactatcgctattctgctttccatattttattgcgattgctatcaaaaaacatgcaaatttttgacaactaatttcatatgaactgtcagccgttatctcggttgctatggattctatgattcttttccggcctagtccgggaagtacgtactttccggactaggccgggaaatgctactttctcagagaaaaagcgtccgggaagtgagcacttcccggacggttgccgaaaaaatctATTAAGAAACGGTCGTGTAACTGAAATCCCGCATATAGGCATATCAGCCATAATGTAATTATATTAATTTGCATCATAACGAAAACTTCTCACTATATTTTGCTCTAAATTTCTTTCTGAAATGCTCCAATAGATACTTGTCTCTTCAtgatgaaaattataaagtGGGACCAGATGTTATAATCGAATGTGTTCATGTTCGACTATCAATTTAGTTAATGGATGCTCTTTAGGAAGTAATATTggatgatttttatttatgttgaaatcTGAATAAGGGAAACGACCACCAACCCTTAGAATGTAATGTTCATCGGGGAATGGGGTTAACCTTGATGAGAGCCTTTTGTGTTCATTCATTTATGTTCTATATCAACTGAAACTATTTGTTGCTGTGATTTCCGAATCAAAATTCGAAGAGCGtaatttaattcacttctgattAAAGTATCAATCTAACTgtcaaatttgttttcttttcaattccagAATTTTTAACAGTTTGCAGTGGCACATTGAAGTCATGGGTacctttcaaaaaattttgaatttaatgaGGTAACCGGTAAGTATGATTTGCCGTTTCTTTTGAGcaagaatgaattatttttggtAGTGTAAAATATATCTTCAATTGGCCAATCTTAATACGaaccatttcaaaaaaataaggtCTATCCCATCAGAGCTTGCCGTTTATCAAGATCTCTGAATAAAATATCATTAGAGTTTTGTTTTGTGTCGACATAATACCTATCACCAAAGTCAGTCAGAGATGGAATCTGTGTGTGGAATGTTTGATGTTTGATGCGAATGTCTTGAAGAGATGAGGGGATTATTGGTAAGAGTTACTGGTGGACTTAATCCAATAGGCGAATCAACataagcgctacgccacctggtgacaatcagacTAACTGAAAATGTTGACATGGTTCTTGCCTCAGAGGTAGTCAGTccttttcattcctctgaggttcttgcattctgctttgtttttgtgtgatattctacaaatattcatttattctttaaatcatttcaaaagttatgagtcgttcgaatcgctattgttcagttcctcagtgttcttcctgggaaaaaaagttcaaatattaagttccatgctttccctcaaactggtaataaatatcgtgtttgggTGGAATGGAAATTGAGGAGTGaagtgctgatggatcgacaaaaagcttggcaactgaaactcaaaatcgataaaccagtgacaagaaatatgaaagaatgttccctgcattttatcgatgatgattatttttatcgaggtaagcactgatagcacatgaaattttagattatatttatggggataataataataatcgtttacagattccagttctacacagaaaaaatgtttgaaaaagactgctATGCATTCCAGAAATCTTCCTGTTGGATCtactaccacaaaggaagaacctgaatgttctagtagtagatctgaaagattgaaacaaagaaatatcaaaaaaaaaaaacttgattgTCATCAGTTCAAAATAAAGTTGATCAGGCCACCATTTTCAAAAGATAAAAAACAGTTGAGTACCGAGGAAGCATTGTTGAATGCTAAAATAGCAGCTGCTCGAGTACATATTGAAAGAGTCAATCAGCGTATCaagatatttaaaattttaggAGGTAAATTGCAGTGGTCTCTTGTGAAGAAAGTTGAAGATATATTTACAATTGCTTGTGCTGTAACCAATTTGTCCAATTCAATTTTTGCAGAACATAGATTTTTAAGGAATAAGATTACTTAAATATAATAAGATACAGCATTTTCCAAATAGTATGCAGCAAATGAACTAGTGGTTCATTAATAAATAAACTgatttgaatagaaaaaaaattgattatccataaaaaatattcataacagACAATCAAAGAATCatactgaattttttgtttctaaGTCTTCAAATCTAAAGTACCTttacacaatattggaaaaattcgttagaaatatttggacatgtactctgaaattctatatattttttttcagggcacactgaTGATAGTTCTctatcaaattttaattatttcagaattgtcgtataatatgccgaaaatattttcaaaatagatacatttcataagtgaaatattttcaattgaattcttatTAATTTTGATGATTCCTTAGTCGAGCAATAATATAATTGGATAAATAGGTATCAATATGAGTAGTTTAAAGTAACCTAGttatataaattaatttttagaaacatcttatgtaaattgagttatctcctaatgaataaaaaaaaatggatatgcgactttctatagtattcctaaaaatattcaataccttagcattgtaatattttgttgggactgtataattgaagggtaacgtgaaatgatcaattcggataagtaataaaacctttcaactaaagtttattagtcatgcaaataacatgtaacatttttattatgtgaccagctGATCAGCATTTGaaacttcttcaccttcataaacacttctagaagtgtttgtgcCTTTGagataccccaagtattctactaaactcagtcttgccatttggacctaaaaaaggtactattagaatcctgtagtataagtataataatgttgattgaaccgttcacatattatatgcacacgattgttattcgtcatttttcgatgtcttccatccttgcataactttcaatatcactagactgaactgaaacaaatgatgataccTACCGTCTTTacccaaaatgaaaatattatttacacagtaacacacttgttcactatagaagtctgaaaagtttttatatttattgtaaaatcaaattttaataacgcaaatacacacacaactaatacaacaaaacactccAATGTAAACATTTACAGTTCTATCATACGTCTGctcaccttggcgctgcattcttattttcagatgcCTATAGGATCAAAAATCAGAGATGCTTCTTCTTATCTATGTGCCATATCAGAGTTATCCGACGTTGGCGCTCATCATAGCAAAGGCTTCTCGATCTTCTGCCATATGGAAAAGTTGACCTGCATTTCGAATGTCTGTCCAGGTTCGGATGTTTCTCACCCAAGACATCTGTTTTCGGCCTACACCTCGTCGACCTTCTATTTTTCCCTTGAGGATGAGTTTTAGAATACGATATCGATCACCTTTCAATATATCAcccaaataagcgatctttctACGTTTGATAGTCCTGAATAGTTTCCAGTCTTTATTGAATCTCCTCAGTACTTCTTCGTTTGTAATATGTGCTGTCCACGGTATTTTCAACATTCGCCTATGTATCCACATTTCCAGCGTCTCTATGCGATTGGTTGTTGATATCTTAAGCGTCTACGCCTCCACTCCATACTCTTGTATGGAGTGGAGTGTCATGTTTGGTCTGTACTCTTGTACAGACCAAACATAACACTTGACAATCCTTTGTCTAATTTCTAAATCTAGATGGTGGTTGCAAAGAAATGATTTCATCTTTAGGTTGTTTTGGCCATTGCAATTCTGCGTCTTATTTCTTCGTCTGGATCTAGTAGGTCTGTTATGATAGTTCCTAAGTATGTAAATTTGTGGACTCTTTCAATCTCATCCAATTCCAGTTTCGCCTCTGGGTGAGGGTCGCGACTACAgaccaaaaattttgttttattttcatttattttgatgcCCATTCCTTCCCCTGGTTCGTGGATTCGATTCAGCAGTATTTGGAGACCTTCGATGTTGTCCGCAAGGATTACTGTGCCATCTGCATTACTAATTACATATAGTAATTTACCATTTATCTTTACTCCATGTGGTTGATCTTCAAGTGCTGTCTTAAATAAGAGATCAGAATATAAATTGAACAGAGTTGGGGATAAAATACAACCCTGTCTATCTCCTCGTTGTATGGGTATTTCGTTAGTAAGACTATTTCCAATCTTAATATTTGCAGTTTGTTTCCAGTACAGATTCCCAATGATACGAATATCTCTATCATCGATTCCTTTGTTCTTCAGAATCTCTATTAATTTGGTATGTTGCACTTTATCGAATGCCTTTTTAAAATCCATGAGGTACGCAAAAATATCCCTTCTTTGATCACGACATTTCTGTAATAGGACGTTCAGCGCAAAAAGCGCCTCCTTAGTCCCGAGTGCATTCCTAAAACCGAACTGAGTTTCTTCCATGTTTTCTTCGCGTTTGAGTCGTATTCTGATGTGTATTATTCTTAGGAAAATTCTGAGGGTGTGGCTCATTAGACTAAACAGTCGGAATTCTGAGCATTTTCTTGCTTTGTGTTTTTTAGAAATTGCAATGAATGTGGATCTGAGCCAGTCTGAGGGGATCACTCCAGTGTTATATATTGcattgaaaagtttaactattatttctatattttcctCATTTATCAGTTTTATTAACTCAGTGGGTGTTCCATCCGGTCCTAGCGCTTTTCTGGCTTTTGCATTTCTTTTAGCATGTTCTATTTCGGATCCCATTATTTCTGGACCTTCTGTGCAGTGTTGATACAGTGCCATTTAATTATCTCTATCGTCATTAAACAGTTCTGATATATATGTTTGCCATTCTTTTTGATGTCTTCTTCATCAACGATGATCTTGCTGTTATTGTCCACTAGCACGGGAGGAACTCGTTTTTTAATTATGCCGCCTATatttctttctgatatctttCACCTTTTTATGTATGTTGAATAAATCATGTTTGGACATTATGTCTTTCATCTCCTGGCATCATTCACTCATCCATCTCTCCTTGGCCATCTTTATCTCCTTTCTATTTTTTCGCTGTAGACACCTGTACCTTACGTCATCGGTTTTCGCCAGTCTTCGCTGTTCCATCGGTTTCAAGATATCCTCTGTCATCCATTTATTTTTTGCCATTGATTTCTccttaaattaattatttttgcaTACTTTTTTGGCTTTGATGTCAAGTTCACACCACAGTTCTTCTGGGTCTTCCATCTGCTTGTTGATATGATTTAATTCGTCATTAAATTCTTGtctcattttttctttcatttccacaTTCACGAAGTTAAAAGTATTTGTTCTCAATTCTCAATTGGCATTTTTTCAAGCGTAGTTTAATATCCGCAACAAGAGGTTGATGGTCTGATCCAATATCTGTTCCCGGATATGTAGTGACTCTTTTGACAGCATTCCTAAAACGTTTGTGCACGAGTATATGcacgatttgaaatctgaaaatattgttcatgatgccctattcagctaaaatccGGCACTTCCGCTTAtacaagaatttcaaaaaaaactttttttttcattttatgtctttgatataatcaagatttccattttcaattactctttcattgaattattgcgttagtcctcatagttttctaAATATCAAGTAAAAACTGTAAAAAAGGGAGAacttccttagtcacaattacatgaattattttcactgtgaatatcctatgcgtatactcaattcactttctcaaactagaaaGATGTTgaaatatcgtgcatatcttgaatttgaaaaatatcatcacagggtgtttcaaatattgtgccaaaaattgtgaacaaaatttgatcataactttcgattttcaaattagaaccctattttgtGTGCTACCCTTTTTTTTGACAGCAATGATCACAAGAATTCTTCGTGTCCATGATAGTTTGTCGAGCTCGATCACTCTGTTCATGGTCATTGGAGACACCATCCCAGCTCAAGCTCAACTTGACTTGCTGATAAAGGTAAGATTAATATTCTTGTCGTTAATTGGGTACATTTATCCATTCATTTGTGTTGGGAAATGTCTCAGAAACTACAGAAATACAGTCCACTGcctatttcatattttcaatttttattttacgGAAGTTTGCTGAGGTGGTTCGAAACATATTTAAGAAATAGGGAACAGAGAACAGTAGTCAAAAAGGACGGTTGAACTATTAAATCAGACATAAAGATAACAGGAGTGTTCCACAAGGAAGTATTTCAGGTCCAATTCTCTTTATCATTTTTATCAACGATATAGAAGGAATATTTGATGAATACAGTATCTTGTTTTGTGACCATATTTGCTGAGGATACAAATCTACTTGTGTCTAACTCGAGCTACCAAATTAACTACTAACTAAAGTTTATTACCAAAAATGTACATCCCACTTGAAAAAATACAGGATGGTTTGAAGAAAATGACTTGATTCTGAACGCTGAAAAGACTGAGGTAGTTCTATTTCGAACCCCTCAATAATGAATAGAGAGACCGGATAAAATCACGGTGCTCAATCCGGTGCTGAATCCCGGTCAGTGCACTAAATTCTTAGGGGTATTTATTGTTGAGTAtctcaattaaataatatagtttattcagaAACAGCAGCAAATTGAGATACAAACTTAAAGTTACAAtctttactgaaaaaaaaacatttaatcgTTGAGACAGAATTGGTTCTATCTGTTAACGATGTTAacaatacttttgaaaaaaaagaaacattcCACACTGCCAGAGGTAGTTTGCCATCGGTATAGGGTGATCCACAACCGGGGTGCAATGGCGAGTCACAATCGGTACAAGTCTCATTCAGTGAATATACAGTCACAATCGGTAATCAACTGGTTACTATGTAATGTGTGCACATAGGTAGGTTTTCAACTCAGTGTTCCTCTCATTGATTTGTCGCGTTTATTAATTCGTGTATCATCTTTCCCCCATTCCCTAAAAACCAGACTTCCACATTTCTTTTGAATTGTTTGTAGTTCTTTATAATCCTTAAATTCTCTGGTAGTAAAGTATAGATCCTAGGTGCCCAGTATTCAGATGTTCGCTGTCCTATTCTTTTCTTTGCTACTTGTGTTTCATATCTTATAGTTCTTATTCGATACGGCTGTTCTGTATTTTTTAATTGGTCAATTGGTCAGAACATATAATACGATTAGGTAGAAATTCGATCACTAACAGCTAAACATTGAAAGTCttttattttgcaaattttgaaaGTCTGATGAGGTTTGGACTGATATTTGGTGGATCTAGTTcggagatttctgaaattttccgCGTTCCAAAGAGAGTCATGAGGTGCATTTTCAATCTCAAATACAGCGAATCTTGTAAAGGTATATTCAAACGCAATGGCATTATGACTGTATATGGGCTATATACAGTGTCTTGTtttgtttcctaaacatgcggcaaaaattcagggggttgttccttggactattctaagaatattttgtcccttgatgatttttgaaaaacctatttgtttcgaagatataggggaaacaaaatttcagataataacattttattatgaaaaattacatgaaaattcaactcaacctacaaaaactgttgaaaatgaccacctctagccagcatacaagcatccaatcttctcctcattgactgccgaaccctttcaaaaacaccaggatcatttcttattaagttacacccagcaatgatccgatttcgcaagtcttccacattttctactggagtggtataaactaatgattttagatggccccataggaaataatctaaggggtttaagtccggggaacgagcaggccaaaaatgaggtccacctcttccaatccagcgatctccgtaTGTTAATGTTAAAAACTCACGAGCAACCAAACTAAAATGCGCTGGTGCACCATCGTGCATAAACCACATTGCATGTCTTATTGCCAATGGTACATCCTCCAAAAACAGAGGTAACGTTTGTTCTAAAAAGTTGCGATACACGTCCCCGGTAAGTCTTTCTGGTAAAAATATCGGCTCTATTAGGCAGTCACCCACAATACCAACCCAAACATTCAATGAGAACTGATGTTGAAAACGATCTTCAATTACCTCATGTGGATTTTCGTCGGCCCATACATGGTTGTtatgaaaatttcttattgcatttcttgagaaattcgcTTCATCGGTAAAAAGAATCAGCGTCAGTAATTGAGGAATTTGAACTAATGTGGTTAAAAGCCATTGACAAAATGCAATACGTGGGGGAAAATCAGTAGGAATAAGTGCCTGAACGCGTTGCATATGGTATGGGTATAACAAATTGTCTTTAAGAATTTTCCAAACAGTCTTATTACTCACATTCAAAgtattggaaatttttcgagtagaaGTACTAGGGTCTTCTTCGATCATGTCCAGCACATTCTCTTCCAGTTCCACCGTTCTTACTGTGTTTGGTTTTCCTGGTccccccatttttttcaatgcgccTGTTTCATGCAGacgttgatgaatattttgaaacaattttctgtcAGGAATATTACGCCCAGGAAATCGTTCAATGTACAACCTCCTagcttttaatgaatttccatcagcaagtccataaatgaaatgcatgtcagtcatctcggtgtttgtatagcgattcataatagtcaaagataaaatgttaattgctaatacatcacaaaacgaattcaaatgaaaaccgtgtttaatctgtattcctttaccatctgcacttatcaatttttagtcaaaaaactggccgtttttagtaattggaatgttgttaaacaaatttaaaaatgaattgtacctacttagtaaacacagtgcggtacgcatttttatttaaactattattaattttaaaaatatgaaaaatgttgttcgccctgtatcttcgaaacaaa
It includes:
- the LOC123671718 gene encoding uncharacterized protein LOC123671718, which encodes MKECSLHFIDDDYFYRDSSSTQKKCLKKTAMHSRNLPVGSTTTKEEPECSSSRSERLKQRNIKKKKLDCHQFKIKLIRPPFSKDKKQLSTEEALLNAKIAAARVHIERVNQRIKIFKILGGKLQWSLVKKVEDIFTIACAVTNLSNSIFAEHRFLRNKIT